Part of the Triticum urartu cultivar G1812 chromosome 2, Tu2.1, whole genome shotgun sequence genome, ataaaagttctcggaatgacctgaaaatcaacggagattatttttggaatatataaaaaatactggcgaaaagatccacgtcagggggggcccacaccctgtccacaagggtgggggcgcgcctaccccctgggtgcgcccctacctcgtgggccccctgatgctccatcgacctcaactccaactccatatattcgtgttcggggagaaaaaaatcagagagaaggattcatcgcgttttacgatacggagccgtcgccaagccctaaactctcacgggagggctggtctggagtccgttcggggctccggagaggggaatccgtcgccatcgtcatcatcaaccttcctccatcaccaatttcatgatgctcaccgtcgtgcgtgagtaattccatcgtaggcttgctggacggtgatgggttggatgagatttatcatgtaatcgagttagttttgttagggtctaatccctagtatccactatgttttgagattgatgttgttatgactttgctatgcttaatgcttgtcactagggcccgagtgccatgatttcagatctgaacctattatgttttcatgaatatatgttagttcttgatcctatcttgcaagtctatagtcacctactatgtgttatgattcggcaaccccgaagtgaaaataatcgggaccactcccagtgatgaccgtagtttgaggagttcatgtattcactatgtgttaatgctttggtccggtactctattaaaaggaggccttaatatcccttagtttccaataggaccccgctgccacgggagggtaggacaaaagatgtcatgcaagttcttttccataagcacgtatgactatattcggaatacatgcctacattacattgatgaattggagctagttctgtgtcaccctatgttataactgttgcatgaataatcgcatccggcataattctccatcaccgatccattgcctacgagcttttcatatattgttcttcgcttatttacttttccgttgctactgttaccatcactataaaacccaaaaaaattacttttgctaccgttaccactactatcatattactttgctactaaatactttgatgcagatattaagtttccaggtgtggttgaattgacaactcagctgctaatacttgagaatattctttggctccccttgtgtcgaatcaataaatttgggttgaatactctaccctcaaaaactgttgcgatcccctatacttgtgggttatcaatagctatccacgtcgaaatgactcaacaaaataaaacgcattcatgagaccatgaccaacagcccttgcctacggtagctcttggctctgcctgaactcgtgcaggcgttcgtccaagcggccgacatgctcgcggtacatctggagcgcAATCTCTAGCTCCAAGTTTGTTATTTCATCagagatcaccagctcgaggatgcgacgTCCATGTTCCTCTACTAagcccaggtggacacctgggccaaggaggcggtcgagcctatGGACCAGCGCGTTGGCATCCAGTGGGCCGCGGACAAGGCCAGCGGTGCCACCCATGCGAACGGCGTGGCGGGCGTCTGGTGCAAGTACGGTGCGGccggcctctggtgcaagtacAGTGCTGAGGGCCTCTTCCCACTCCTAGCGGGGAATGTGGGTACTGATGGGACGTGTACCCAGCTGCGACGTCGTGTCATTAGCAGGCAAGCGCCGATGGATCCACTCTTGCTATGCGGCATGCCACGCCTCTCGCTCTGCGGCGCTCCAACGGTCTCGCCGTGCGATGAGCCACAGCCTATCAGCATGGACGtgcctagcttgctctgcggcgcgccatcgatcatgttgtgcggcgagctgcagcatgtcggcgctgacatgcctatcttgatctgtggcgctcaagcgccatgcgccaaaggtcagctcaaccctggcgatgacgcgcatcacGGCATCGTCCATCGCGTTGCTGGGGAGTGCCTCGGCCTCGACGGGTCGTGCCGCCTGCTTgttttcctcgtcgacgaggttgatggtagaggaggcgctttggtgggttggcatgcttggaaaaggtggatgtgctacaggctgtGCTTGTCGCCTCCGTGCATCGCGCGCCGCCTAGGTTTATGCAGAATATCGCTGGATGGCGAGAAACATGTGAGGAAATGGTGAGAAACGGTGGTGTGTTCATAAaatgccatcaattaatggaaacttagcatagaaggaacatcgagctagcacaagaagtagatgatgatcagatgaacacggaccacactagggaacccaTAGGTNNNNNNNNNNNNNNNNNNNNNNNNNNNNNNNNNNNNNNNNNNNNNNNNNNNNNNNNNNNNNNNNNNNNNNNNNNNNNNNNNNNNNNNNNNNNNNNNNNNNNNNNNNNNNNNNNNNNNNNNNNNNNNNNNNNNNNNNNNNNNNNNNNNNNNNNNNNNNNNNNNNNNNNNNNNNNNNNNNNNNNNNNNNNNNNNNNNNNNNNNNNNNNNNNNNNNNNTNNNNNNNNNNNNNNNNNNNNNNNNNNNNNNNNNNNNNNNNNNNNNNNNNNNNNNNNNNNNNNNNNNNNNNNNNNNNNNNNNNNNNNNNNNNNNNNNNNNNNNNNNNNNNNNNNNNNNNNNNNNNNNNNNNNNNNNNNNNNNNNNNNNNNNNNNNNNNNNNNNNNNNNNNNNNNNNNNNNNNNNNNNNNNNNNNNNNNNNNNNNNNNNNNNNNNNNNNNNNNNNNNNNNNNNNNNNNNNNNNNNNNNNNNNNNNNNNNNNNNNNNNNNNNNNNNNNNNNNNNNNNNNNNNNNNNNNNNNNNNNNNNNNNNNNNNNNNNNNNNNNNNNNNNNNNNNNNNNNNNNNNNNNNNNNNNNNNNNNNNNNNNNNNNNNNNNNNNNNNNNNNNNNNNNNNNNNNNNNNNNNNNNNNNNNNNNNNNNNNNNNNNNNNNNNNNNNNNNNNNNNNNNNNNNNNNNNNNNNNNNNNNNNNNNNNNNNNNNNNNNNNNNNNNNNNNNNNNNNNNNNNNNNNNNNNNNNNNNNNNNNNNNNNNNNNNNNNNNNNNNNNNNNNNNNNNNNNNNNNNNNNNNNNNNNNNNNNNNNNNNNNNNNNNNNNNNNNNNNNNNNNNNNNNNNNNNNNNNNNNNNNNNNNNNNNNNNNNNNNNNNNNNNNNNNNNNNNNNNNNNNNNNNNNNNNNNNNNNNNNNNNNNNNNNNNNNNNNNNNNNNNNNNNNNNNNNNNNNNNNNNNNNNNNNNNNNNNNNNNNNNNNNNNNNNNNNNNNNNNNNNNNNNNNNNNNNNNNNNNNNNNNNNNNNNNNNNNNNNNNNNNNNNNNNNNNNNNNNNNNNNNNNNNNNNNNNNNNNNNNNNNNNNNNNNNNNNNNNNNNNNNNNNNNNNNNNNNNNNNNNNNNNNNNNNNNNNNNNNNNNNNNNNNNNNNNNNNNNNNNNNNNNNNNNNNNNNNNNNNNNNNNNNNNNNNNNNNNNNNNNNNNNNNNNNNNNNNNNNNNNNNNNNNNNNNNNNNNNNNNNNNNNNNNNNNNNNNNNNNNNNNNNNNNNNNNNNNNNNNNNNNNNNNNNNNNNNNNNNNNNNNNNNNNNNNNNNNNNNNNNNNNNNNNNNNNNNNNNNNNNNNNNNNNNNNNNNNNNNNNNNNNNNNNNNNNNNNNNNNNNNNNNGAAAATGGGAGCATGCATGATCTTCGAAAAGTTTTCCGAGACAGCCACCATGGTCATGAGCTGCAGTGTGACTCAAGATGGATAGTGAATGATTGGTTTTAGATAAGTTTTGGTTGACGGGGGAACGTATCAGACTTCAAATTTCAGCCGGACTTCCCTATTGAACCCAAGTTCAATGTGAATCCAAAAGTTTAGTTGCAGTTTACAgacaatttgatttttttttagaaaaaaaggatgacccccggcctctgcatctgggagatgcatacggtcattttattgattattctcgaggaccttacaaagtagtACAACAATATTTCTGAATCCGTCATCTTGGCAACATCCGCCACTACTCCTATCCAtatgatgaagggggtgcaagCTGGGCCAAATACCCAGACCTCTCACccaagcctaacatctaaagtCGGAGGCCCCGaccgagccacataccgggtccGGGGCACAATCCGGTCTGACGCACTCACatgtgtcgtcgccgccatcttccaccAGTCCATCTTCAGAGCAGATTGAGGTGCCAACCTTGGCAGGATCCTCCGCCATCGACGCCAAACGACGACCACCATCTACGCTAGTCCATCTCCAAGCAGAAGGGGCGCTACcacacactactaggaaaaagcctAGCAGCGCCGGGCTACTACTACGtccgttagtagtagcgtgggtaaaaacccgcgctactactaacccgcggaattttttttcaaattttttgcgtgaattttcaaatttctgaattattttaacctctaatctctaatcaccttcatcgctgctcaatttaatctctaatcacccttCATCATttcaaatcatctaacttcccgaacggtcacccatcctctcactactccagcctgagcacgcttaacttccgggttctattctccctcgattccaagtctgcacttgttgttttcctaacaatagtaagatgtcaatcctattaaccctcggaagtttagcttgagcatgaagtcacacatttcgctgtttgagtttaaaactattgttctaaaaaacaataattatttagtaacactaatatttcttgaataaggagtttgaccacattttgaccaaagtttgaccagatttgaccaaaattccaaaaaactgaaataattatttagtaacactaatattcttgaataattatttagtaacactaatacttcttgaataagtagtttgaccatagtttgaccagatttgaccaaaattaaaaaaactgaaatttgagcataactttttttccttttagaatttgaggattctaaaaatttgcaaacaggccgtaggagGTCTCCATCatatgcggattttcgtgctgaacattttgatatattatacgtttttttctgacatcgtatgcaaaagttatagccgttttacattttccctacactttttgcaaaacatgtccaaatttaagtttttaaattttcctaactagtagatgtagtaacataactacatctcaaaggattttaatttttgaaacattttgatatattatacgtttttttctaacatcgtatgcaaaagttatagccgttttacatttttcctacactttttgcaaaatatgtccaaatttaagtttttaaattttcctaactagtagatgtagtaacataactacatctcgaagaattttaatttttgaaacattttgatatattatacgtttttttctaacatcgtatgcaaaagttatagccgttttacattttccctacactttttgcaaaacatgtccaaatttaagtttttaaattttcctaactagtagatgtagtaacataactacatctcgaagaattttaatttttgaaacattttgatatattatacgtttttttctaacatcgtatgcaaaagttatagccgttttacattttccctacactttttgcaaaacatgtccaaatttaagtttttaaattttcctaactagtagatgtagtaacataactacatctcgaaggattttaatttttgaagtttttatcattttcttttgctttttacaaaaccgaaaaggcgatccacgggggggaggggggggggtgtgggggtgtagagtttcaaaatgggacctttagtagtagcgagggattttacccctcgctactactatggcatgtcccggaggggcacggttgagacctcttagtagtagcgaggggtaaaaacttagtagtagcgcgggtttataaccctcgctactactatggcatggccCAGGGGCACAGTaaagaccgcttagtagtagcgaggggtaaaaaccagcgctactgctatcaacttagtagtagcgagggttaaaaacccgcgctactactatgtcatgtcccggggggcacggtagagatcgtttagtagtagcgagggtaaaaaaccagcgctactgctatcaacttagtagtagcgagggttaaaaacccgcgctactgctacttagcagcaatgcctgattttaaagcgcgctgctggtaagattctgtgtataggcttttccctagtagtgacagAACGAAGACCGGCGGAGAATAGGTGAAAGGCTGCACACAATGCCGCCGCCAAACACCCACACGCACCGCAAAGCGCCCACCATGCTTCCGGGAACCCCAGgtgacgccttcaagaaggagcGCGACGAGGGTACGACGCCGTCGCCCGCAAGGGGAACTAGAGCTTTTGCCCAAAGAAAGATCACGGTGAAAGACGGGAGAGGACCTCGACAAGGCCTCCAAGAAGGGGACCGACGCCCAGCAAAGACGCCGCCATTGTCGTGGCCTCCGTCGACGgccaagggtttcccccggtCCCGCCCCCATCCCATCCACCCAGCCAAAGACCTGGCCAGGGGAGCGCACGCAGCCGGGGAAAGCGTTGGACTTCATCGAAGCAGGAACGTCGGGTGACGGGGCACCCCGACCCACTGTAGTAGACGTCCACCAAGACCTCGCCGCCCGCACGGCCGAAGTCACGGACCACCAGCACCCACGACCGTCACCAGCCAAAGAGGCAACGCCGTCCACATCGCCCGAGGCCGCCGCCCCAGCATTCACCCACCGCACACATCCCGTGGAAACATGGGGAACGACCCACACCACCGCCACCAGGGAGCACCACACCGCGAACATCCAAGCCGGGCAGGACGAGGCAAGGCCacgccggccggatccggccggatccgggcgGATCCGGCGAACCCCGGCCCACCAGCCGCCAGATCGGGCAAGGCGGCCGGATTTGATGGGCAGAGCCATCCCCGGCGACAGGCGCGGGGCGACAACGCCGGCGGCAGCCGCCGCAGAGGGCCGGCCTCGGCGGCCACCAGGGAAAAGCGGGCGGCGGCGCCCGATGCGGGGTGGGGGGCCGGCTCTCCAGAGGTCGAGGCGGGTGCGCGGGGAAgcccccgccgccgcctaccGCCGCGCGGGCAAGCCCGACGACTCAAGATGGCAATGGGGCCCCGATACCCGCGTCCCCGTGGGTTTTTGCCCTATTAGGGGATGGGGATGGGCATCTTTTGATCCCCGCAGGGCTGTTGTTGGGCACATTATACAACCCGACACGTTTCGTGGGTTTACACCCGTTTCGGTAGTCCccgaacccgaaacccgacaatACCCGCGAAATTACATTATTTTTTTATCACCGTAGTCATCTTACCCCCGAAATCTTAGAGGCCTTGATGTGTTCACAAGATTGGATAAGAAACAAATATAAAGGTGTGTCTTTCTTTACATATCATCATAAAGTTTATCATTATCTTGTTGCAATATTTCATAAGATGTTCGTTACTACTTATTTGATTCTCATAGATACAATGAATAAGGACAAAGTTTTTGGACTTGTGCATATTTTTCTCATGTTTAACTTTAGCTTGAGCGAGTTTTGATCTTTCCTAGTACTTGGCACTTTGATTTGGCATTGGAAGATTTGAAGATGGTCGTTTGGAGGCTTGGAGATGTGAAAGATGCCATGATGATTCCAACTTTAAAGTGATTTGTGAACTATTAGTTCTACTTCAGAACTTATATAGCTGTTGAACCATCTACTATTGTTTTTTGTTGAAATTTACTCAAGTTATGCTGCTGAAATGTGCTTGTTTTGTTGTTGAAGTGTTATTCTTTGTCGCCACTAGGTTTGTTTAAATATTTTGATTTTATCGTGGGTTCCCCGAAACCCGGTGGGTTTAGAGGACGGAGAGAAAACTAGCCCCGCACACGGTGATGAGGACGGAGACGGGTTTACGATTTTCTCGTGGGGATGGGTTTGGGAAGGCAAAACCCGATGGGTTTCGTCCCCGTTGCCATCTTGACCGACGACGGCTGCCGGCGACGgtggagaaggaggagaaggggagGCGGGGGACGGGCGGCGCCTAGGGTTTCGCCCCGGGGTTGTAGTTCAAGTTGTGCTTGTACGGTAGTTGATGTTACCATATCTTCACATAAACCATTCACCAAAGGTCACAAAGAAGCAAGAACACACCAGATGCATGACACGAGTCCTCTAGCCCTTGACACGCGCAATTTCGTCGACGAACCTTTCGAGGTCCCGTTGTGATGACCCACCCACTACGACCGCCTTCACGGCCTTCTCCTTCCACTCCGCTGCCTTCCTCCTCATTGCCACTGCCTTATCCCCGTCGCCCATCAGCTCCTTCACGGCAGCCTCAACCTCTCCCCGCCCGGCCTCGCGCGGCATCTGGACGCCCACACCCCACTCCTCGCACGCGTACCGGCAGTTGGTCACCTGCTCTGAGAAGAAGGGCCAGCACAACATCGGCACGCCAGCGCACAGGCTCTCCAACGTCGAGTTCCAACCACAGTGGCTCAGGAAACCCCCGGTCGCGCGGTGGCCCAGCACCGCCTCCTGGTCGCACCACCCCACCATCAGCCCTCGTCCCGCGACCTCCTCTGCGAACCCATCCGGCACCGGCATCTTGCCATCATCATTGCCGCCGTCGCGCACCATGTCAGGCCGGACAACCCACAGGAATGGGCTGCCAGCGTCGGCTAGCCCTCGAGCGAACTCCACCATCTGGTCCCTCGTCACGACGGTGATGCTCCCGAAGTTGACGTACATCACGGAACCGTCTGCCGCCTGCGCGTCTAGCCACTCGACGCACCGGTCGTCCTCCTTCCACAAGCTCGAGGTGAGTGAGGGGAGGTACGATGGTGGTGAGACCTCCGGGCCGAGAGGCCCGACGACGAAGGTGTTGGGCAGGCGCTCGCGGATTGCGTCCAGCGCGGCGCGCTCGAGGTCGTCGTAGGTGTTGAGGAGGATACCGTCAGCGGCGGGGGCGTCGAGCTCGCATTGCTTGATGTTGATGGTTAGCATCACATCGTCAGCG contains:
- the LOC125541224 gene encoding UDP-glycosyltransferase 85A2-like — encoded protein: MHQSNQKQSDLFSFSYCLLKNTRATKSMAMATSSKPAKTTTPHILLLPYPAQGHVNPFLRLAKALHARGLHVTFVHTEHNHGRRLRSRGLGAVTAPADGFRFETIPDGLPRSDHDATQDIWALCEATRRACPGHLRALVERLGGTEGVPPVTCVVADGAMGFAVHAAKDMGLPAYLFFTPSACGFLCYLNFDQLVKRGYVPFKDESCFTNGYLDTPVDWITGMISNLRLRDFPTFIRTTNADDVMLTINIKQCELDAPAADGILLNTYDDLERAALDAIRERLPNTFVVGPLGPEVSPPSYLPSLTSSLWKEDDRCVEWLDAQAADGSVMYVNFGSITVVTRDQMVEFARGLADAGSPFLWVVRPDMVRDGGNDDGKMPVPDGFAEEVAGRGLMVGWCDQEAVLGHRATGGFLSHCGWNSTLESLCAGVPMLCWPFFSEQVTNCRYACEEWGVGVQMPREAGRGEVEAAVKELMGDGDKAVAMRRKAAEWKEKAVKAVVVGGSSQRDLERFVDEIARVKG